ATCTGATAACATTCATTTAGGTTGATGTCCATGACAATTTTTCTCGTTTAACGGCATCGTTGGCACGAAATCCCACTAAAACTGCCTCCCCATCTTTGACAAACAAAGGTCTTTTTAATAGCATAGCATCTTCAGAAAAAGCCTCAATCCATTGTTCATCGCTCCATGTCTTTTTCTCCTCCCCCAAGGCACGGTAAGACATGCCCGAGGTATTACGCATGGATTTACTACCCAAGGATTTTACCCAGTCTGTAATCATTTCTTTGGTGGGTTTATTTTCTTTGGTGTTGATAAATTCGTAGTTAATATCGTTATCTTCTAACCATTGCATGGCTTTTTTACAAGTGCCACAGTTAGGAATACCATAGACTAAGATTGATTTCATTTTTATATTTCCTCGGCAGAAGCCAAATGAATGATAGCATCCCCCTGATTGACGAGGGGATTTTGTACATGACCAATTACTATACCGTTAAAAGGAGCTTTGATGGCAACGCTTTTGTTACCAAAGGGATCAGTAATTTTTCCTAAAACCTGCTTTTTCCTTACCTCTGCCCCCAATTCTGTTTCTAATAAATATATACCGCTACTCGATGCCCGAATCCATTTCGATTTGTTAACAATGATGGATTTTTGTTCCAAGTCATGGTTATAAATATTGTACATTTTTAGGTAATTCATCACCCGTAAAATTCCCCTTACCCCCATATCAATGGCTTTACCGTCAAATCTGAGGGCTTCTCCCCCTTCGTACAATAGGATGGGAATACCTTTTTTACTGGCGGCTTGACGCAAAGAACCGTCTCTCGTGGTAGCATGAATCATTACTGGAGTGTTAAAGGCGATCGCACATTGTCTTGTTTCCTCATCCTCAAGGTTTGCTCGAATTTGGGGTAAATTAACACGGTGAATCGCCGCCGTATGTAAATCAATGCCATGGGTACAATTCGCCACCACCTCTCGCATAAAAAGTTCCGCTAAACGAGAAGCCAACGAACCTGATTCTGAACCGGGAAAAGAACGATTCAAATCCCTTCTATCAGGCAAATAGCGGGATTGTTCAATAAAACCAAACACATTGACAATAGGCACCGCAATGATACAGCCTTTCAAACGCTGAGGATTGATTAAAGAAACCACACGGCGGATAATCTCCACCCCGTTAATCTCATCCCCGTGAATCGCCGCACTCAACCATAACCTCGCCCCATCCTCCTTACCATTAATCACCGTCACAGGCAAAGACATCATTGTCTGAGTTGGCAACTTTGCCACGGGAATTTGTATCTGCTTCACCTGAGAAGGGGCAATTTCTTCCCCCGCAATGTTTATTTTACTCACGAAAATAAATGATGTTTAGTAATTTTGAGGTAAGGGGTTTAAACCCCTTGTTGTCGTGACTTTTTTTGAAAAATTTGTAGGGTGGGCATTGCCCACCATTAAAGCTAAGGCAACGTAATGATTGGTCAATTTGTTTAATCTTGAATATAATCCTCTCCAGTCTTGAGGGCAATTTCTGCCCTTACAAACTCCCTACCCAAATAAGCGGCATGATCAAACATACTAACAGGGGCAGGACTGATTTCCTCAAAAAGTTTGATACAAATTTCCTTCGCAGTTTTGCCCGTAAATTTTGTCACCGCTTGACGGGGTTTTGCACCCTTACAGGCTATCACTTCCCCCGTATCAGGATCAACTGCCAAACCTTGGTCATTAATAGCATTGCTATAATGTTCAGCACAAATTAACTCTTTTTCTCGGTCAATGGAGATGATAAAATATCCTTGAGGATCTAATTCTATGAAACGATTAGATAATCTATTGTCAGACTCGCTAAATTCCAATAATTTTGTCATTAACACTTAATTTTCAAAGCTCACAAGTTGTATTGACTATTCTTCCATTGTCGATCATTTCTTGATCAATTGTCAATTAGACTACAATTTGTGTAAAAGGCTGTTGCCGTAAATGTTGCTTATTCGCTTTTATCTAACCATATAAAAACAGTTTTGTTATTAATTCCTAATTTATTTTGACCAGATAATGATTAATAAAAATCCTGAAGAAAATTTAAATAAATTCTGGTTATCTTTATATTTAATGCCTGTAATTGGCGTTATTTTTGCTCTTATAACTGTACTTTTTTCCTCAGAATATAAAACCATCCAAGTAAAGAAAGTAAGCCGTTTATCTCTCAATTTAGGAGGAGGATGGTTAATAATTTATAGTAGCTTATGGTTAGGAAGTATTGTTAGTAATGACTTATTTTCTCTTCGTTTAATGTATCTTAATGGGATGTTGACCACAGGTTATTTTTTATTATGTTTGTTTTTTCTCATTAAATTGTGGGCGAGTAAAATTGACCCTTAAATTTTCTTGAAAAAGCACAGAAAATATTATGTTAAAAAAATGGTGCGATCGCCCTTAATACCAAATCCGATTTAGGTAATATACCTATGAAGCAACTTAAAATAGAGATGATTTAGCCTATCAATCTACCACTATAAACCTTGAAAAACTGTTCCCCGTTCCCTATTCCCTGTTCCCCGCCCTAATTAGTATATTATTAGAATAGGATTTAGTATAATATATATTGTTAAGTTATTGAGAAATAATTTTTGACCATAAAGCCCTAGTCCTAGATTGGTCATAAGGATTAAATCTTACAGCCAAATTACAAGCATCTAAAGCCTCTTTTTTTCTGCCCAATTGATTTAATATCTCTGCTTTTTGAATGGCAGAATAATAATGTTCTTGGAAATTATGGTGATTGTTAGGATGAATACTCAAGGCTTCGTCAAAAAAATTGAGAGCTTCTTCTAATTTGCCTTGTTTCGATAAAATATCCCCTTTTAATTGACGAACCATAATAGCATCCTTAACTATGTTAGGTTTTAAAATTAAACAAGAATCACAAGAACTTAACGCCTCAGATAATCTATTTAACGTAAAAAGAGTAATGGCCTTATCCAGATGAATGGCAGGAGAAAAAGGGTATAGTATTTGTGCTTGATTAAAATAATCCAAGGCATCGATAAATTTACGTTGAGCTCTCAAATCAAGGGCTTTTTTATATAATGAATCGGCTTTTTCATAATCTAAACTGACTCGCATTGTTTTCCCCTCCAAAACATCTTTTGGAGGAGCTTTTATATCCCCTGAAATCACTTCTTTTAAAGCCTCCAAATAAACATAACCATCAACAAAAAACTCAAAATTTTGTGGCTTATTTAACCTTGTCCAGAAGGATTCTGATAATATTAAGTCAACATGATATTTAGTTGTTAATCGTGAGCCAAATTCGTTTTGTGCTTTTTCAGAAATCAAATAACTATAATGTATTTTATAACTACTATCTGTTAATAAAGTATCTAAATCTTCCCTCTTTATAATGTCCAATCTCATGCCATATTCAAAGGGTGGAGCCGAAACAAAAGTGTCTTTAATTAGTGAGTGTAACTCTTCCACAATCAAAACACGATAATTAGATTCTGAAACATCAACGGCAGTCCAATTAGTAGCATCATTAAGAACACAACCCCACCAATTTCCTTCAAAATCTTGTTTAACCAACCCCTCACATTTTGATGTAATATCATCTCTAATTTTCCAAACAAGACCATCATAATATTGAGCTAAACTATTCGCTTTTTCTTGGGTAAGACATTGAGCTAAAAAAATTACTCCCACTAGGTTTATCCTCCTTTTTAAAAATCAATTACTTATCATTTACCTTGATAATTTGTAATTAGTGAAAAAGAATTGCTAATATTTATTTTAATCCTCGATGTTTCCATACTAACTTATTAATTATAATATCTCTATTTCAACTAATTCAAAATTATATAATCCCTGAAAACAAGTAAAAAATCGTCTTACACCTGATAATAGTTGCTATATTAATGGAAAAGAAATAGCTATTATCCTAAAAACAATTTATGTCATCCATTACAAAAACAAAAACAAGCTCCCGCCAAAGAGAAATCATTGAAATTGTCTTGGGAAATGGCTGGGATTATATGCGAGGTATTTTGACTGGGGGGAAATCTGGAGAACCCAAATTACCTACCCCAGAAGTGCTGAGGCGGATGTTAATTGAATTAGGCCCTTTTTATGTAAAATTTGGGCAATTATTAAGCACTCGCCCTGATTTATTACCTCCAAAATATATCGAGGCTTTAACTGCCCTACAGGCGAATGTGCCTCCTGTATCTTGGGGAGAGATAGAACAAAGTTTGGAA
The sequence above is a segment of the Cyanobacterium stanieri PCC 7202 genome. Coding sequences within it:
- a CDS encoding arsenate reductase and related protein (PFAM: ArsC family~TIGRFAM: transcriptional regulator, Spx/MgsR family~COGs: COG1393 Arsenate reductase and related protein glutaredoxin family~InterPro IPR006660:IPR006504~KEGG: npu:Npun_F2949 arsenate reductase and related~PFAM: arsenate reductase and related~SPTR: Putative uncharacterized protein), translating into MKSILVYGIPNCGTCKKAMQWLEDNDINYEFINTKENKPTKEMITDWVKSLGSKSMRNTSGMSYRALGEEKKTWSDEQWIEAFSEDAMLLKRPLFVKDGEAVLVGFRANDAVKREKLSWTST
- a CDS encoding Succinylglutamate desuccinylase/aspartoacylase (PFAM: Succinylglutamate desuccinylase / Aspartoacylase family~COGs: COG3608 deacylase~InterPro IPR007036~KEGG: cyc:PCC7424_3660 succinylglutamate desuccinylase/aspartoacylase~PFAM: Succinylglutamate desuccinylase/aspartoacylase~SPTR: Succinylglutamate desuccinylase/aspartoacylase) is translated as MSKINIAGEEIAPSQVKQIQIPVAKLPTQTMMSLPVTVINGKEDGARLWLSAAIHGDEINGVEIIRRVVSLINPQRLKGCIIAVPIVNVFGFIEQSRYLPDRRDLNRSFPGSESGSLASRLAELFMREVVANCTHGIDLHTAAIHRVNLPQIRANLEDEETRQCAIAFNTPVMIHATTRDGSLRQAASKKGIPILLYEGGEALRFDGKAIDMGVRGILRVMNYLKMYNIYNHDLEQKSIIVNKSKWIRASSSGIYLLETELGAEVRKKQVLGKITDPFGNKSVAIKAPFNGIVIGHVQNPLVNQGDAIIHLASAEEI
- a CDS encoding hypothetical protein (InterPro IPR017260~KEGG: cyp:PCC8801_2583 hypothetical protein~SPTR: Putative uncharacterized protein), which produces MTKLLEFSESDNRLSNRFIELDPQGYFIISIDREKELICAEHYSNAINDQGLAVDPDTGEVIACKGAKPRQAVTKFTGKTAKEICIKLFEEISPAPVSMFDHAAYLGREFVRAEIALKTGEDYIQD
- a CDS encoding hypothetical protein (KEGG: cyc:PCC7424_1985 hypothetical protein~SPTR: Putative uncharacterized protein) gives rise to the protein MINKNPEENLNKFWLSLYLMPVIGVIFALITVLFSSEYKTIQVKKVSRLSLNLGGGWLIIYSSLWLGSIVSNDLFSLRLMYLNGMLTTGYFLLCLFFLIKLWASKIDP
- a CDS encoding Tetratricopeptide TPR_1 repeat-containing protein (PFAM: Tetratricopeptide repeat~InterPro IPR001440:IPR019734:IPR013026~KEGG: ptm:GSPATT00039334001 hypothetical protein~PFAM: Tetratricopeptide TPR_1 repeat-containing protein~SPTR: Chromosome undetermined scaffold_413, whole genome shotgun sequence.), producing the protein MGVIFLAQCLTQEKANSLAQYYDGLVWKIRDDITSKCEGLVKQDFEGNWWGCVLNDATNWTAVDVSESNYRVLIVEELHSLIKDTFVSAPPFEYGMRLDIIKREDLDTLLTDSSYKIHYSYLISEKAQNEFGSRLTTKYHVDLILSESFWTRLNKPQNFEFFVDGYVYLEALKEVISGDIKAPPKDVLEGKTMRVSLDYEKADSLYKKALDLRAQRKFIDALDYFNQAQILYPFSPAIHLDKAITLFTLNRLSEALSSCDSCLILKPNIVKDAIMVRQLKGDILSKQGKLEEALNFFDEALSIHPNNHHNFQEHYYSAIQKAEILNQLGRKKEALDACNLAVRFNPYDQSRTRALWSKIISQ